In the genome of Vicingus serpentipes, the window GATTCGGGGCAACATTTCCTAAACCTTTTTTTGCTAACTCTAGGCAGCGTAGCATGTAAATTTTATCGATATTCATCTTTACCAAAGGTACTTTTTTTAATAAAAAATACTAACTTCATCTTTCTAAAAAATAAAGACAAAAACATGGCAAAAAAATCAATATTAAACGCTAAATCATTAAAGTTTTTAGAGGCTTATATTAATAATCCTTCTCCTACTGGTTTTGAATCAGAGGGACAAAAAATGTGGTTAAATTATATTAAACCTTTTGTTGATGATCATATGGTTGATACTTATGGCTCTGTAGCAGCAATTATAAATCCTAAAGCAGAATATAAAGTTGTTATTGAAGCTCATGCAGACGAAATTTCTTGGTTTGTTCATTATATTACAGATCAAGGGTTTATTTACTTGAGAAGAAATGGTGGTTCAGATCATCAAATTGCACCTTCCAAAAGAGTAAACATCCATACGGATAAAGGAATTGTAAAAGCAGTATTTGGATGGCCAGCAATACATGTAAGAAAAGCAGCAGCTGAAGAAACTCCTAAATTGGATAATATATTTTTAGATTGTGGTTGCACTACAAAAGAAGAAGTTGAAGCTTTAGGTATTCATGTAGGATGTGTGATAACTTACGAAGATGAGTTTATGGTACTGAATGATAAATATTATGTGGGACGTGCTTTAGATAATAGAATTGGTGGTTTTATGATTGCAGAAGTTGCTCGTTTGTTGCATGAAAACAAAGTGAAATTGCCATTTGGATTATACATTACAAACTCTGTACAAGAAGAAGTAGGCTTAAGAGGAGCTGAAATGATGGTTCAAAATATAAAACCAAATGTTGCTATTGTTACGGATGTATGCCATGATACGCAAACGCCAATGATGAATAAAATTGAAAGTGGAGATAATGCAGCAGGTAAAGGACCTGTGTTAACTGTTGGACCAGCTGTTCAAAATAATTTATTAAAGTTAATTCAAACAACAGCTGACAAGAAAAAAATACCTTTTCAACGTGCAGCAGCTAGTAGAGCTACAGGAACAGATACTGATGCGTTTGCTTATGCAACTGGTGGGGTAGCTTCGGCTTTAATTTCTTTACCTTTAAAATATATGCATACAACTGTAGAAATGGTTCATAAAGAAGATGTAGAAAATGTAATTAAGTTGATTTACGAATCACTTCAGAACATTAAAAACAATCACGATTTTAGATATTTAAAATAGAAATAAAAAAGGAGCCATTTGGCTCCTTTTTTATTTCTATAATTATTATTAATCAAAATTCTAAGCTAACAACATATCCTTCATGTTTTCTAACATTTAAAACAATTCCGTTAGCAAACATTAAATACTGTCCTTTAATACCAGTAAGTTTTCCTGTATATTCTGGTACTTTATCAAAGCCAATACTTTTTAATTTTACAGGGTATTCTAGTACAGGGTAATTTAAAATAATGGGCTGGTCTTCTTTAGGAACATATTGTAAATACTCATCACCTAATAATTCCATTACTTTATGTTTTTCACTTATTAAATCCACATCAGGATAAACATTGGTTAACATTTGTCGCCAGTTGGTTTTGTCAGCCATATGCTCTTTTAAACTTACTTCTATCATTCCTGCCAAATAACGGTTTGGAGTTTCAGCTAACTTAATTGCTTTTACTGCTCCTTGGTCAATCCATCTTGTTGGAACTTGTGTTCCTCTTGTAATACCAACTTTAATTCCGCTTGTTAATGACAAATAAACCACATGAGGTTTTAATTGTACTGATTTTTCAAATTCTAAATCTCTATCCTCAATGCCTAAATGAGCTTTCGATAATTCTGGGTGAATTATCCAATCAGCAGCAGCAGGTGAGTTTTTAAAGCAAGTGTAGCAAAATCCTTGATTAAATGACTTTACTGTTTCTCTACCACATTCTTTACATAAAATTTGATGCTCATATTTTAGTGTAATTTCATTTCCAATTAGCTCATTCATGGAAACTAAATTATCGCCAATCGGTAAATTATAGCTAATTTCTTCCGTTAATTGAGCGTTCATTTTGCGTAAAGGACCAGTATATATCATTAAAGAGAAAGTTTATATTATTGAAGTTCGTAAAGTTACAAGTTTACTTTTAACTTTACTCTTTTAGTCTTTAACTCAAATGGAAATAATTAATTCAGTTTTTTCTTGGATTATCAAACAACGAATTCATCAAATGGAGTTGTTTATTAAATATCCGACTGAGGTTCAGAATGACTTATTGTTAGAATTAATTAAAACCGCAAAGAATACAGAATGGGGTAAAAAGTACGATTATAACAATATTAAAACTTATAATGACTTTAAAAATAATGTTCCATTACAAGATTATGAGACTTTAAAAACAGATGTTTTAAGAATAAAAGATGGTGAACAAAACATTTTGTGGCCTTCTGAAATAAAATGGTTTGCAAAGTCTTCAGGAACAGTTACAGGTAAAAGCAAATTTATTCCTGTAAGTAAAGAAGCATTAATTGATTGTCATTATAAAGGCGGAAAAGATTTATTATCTATTTATCATAATAATCATCCCGAATCAAAATTAATTTTAGGGAAAGTATTGGTAGTTGGAGGAAGTAGTCAAATAAATAAACTTAATAGTGGTTCTTATACGGGAGATTTATCTGCTATAATAATGAAAAATTTTCCGTTTTGGGTGGAGCAAAGAAGAGTGCCTAATATGGAGGTTGCTTTAATGGCCGAATGGGAAGAAAAAATAGAAAAAATGGCAATTTCTACAGCAAAAGAAGATGTTTCTAAT includes:
- a CDS encoding M42 family metallopeptidase, which encodes MAKKSILNAKSLKFLEAYINNPSPTGFESEGQKMWLNYIKPFVDDHMVDTYGSVAAIINPKAEYKVVIEAHADEISWFVHYITDQGFIYLRRNGGSDHQIAPSKRVNIHTDKGIVKAVFGWPAIHVRKAAAEETPKLDNIFLDCGCTTKEEVEALGIHVGCVITYEDEFMVLNDKYYVGRALDNRIGGFMIAEVARLLHENKVKLPFGLYITNSVQEEVGLRGAEMMVQNIKPNVAIVTDVCHDTQTPMMNKIESGDNAAGKGPVLTVGPAVQNNLLKLIQTTADKKKIPFQRAAASRATGTDTDAFAYATGGVASALISLPLKYMHTTVEMVHKEDVENVIKLIYESLQNIKNNHDFRYLK
- a CDS encoding DUF2797 domain-containing protein, which encodes MIYTGPLRKMNAQLTEEISYNLPIGDNLVSMNELIGNEITLKYEHQILCKECGRETVKSFNQGFCYTCFKNSPAAADWIIHPELSKAHLGIEDRDLEFEKSVQLKPHVVYLSLTSGIKVGITRGTQVPTRWIDQGAVKAIKLAETPNRYLAGMIEVSLKEHMADKTNWRQMLTNVYPDVDLISEKHKVMELLGDEYLQYVPKEDQPIILNYPVLEYPVKLKSIGFDKVPEYTGKLTGIKGQYLMFANGIVLNVRKHEGYVVSLEF